GAAGGGCGATGGAGCGCACCGAGGCCTCGGGCACGACCTCGAGCCGGATGGCGTCCACCCCGGGCGCCCCCCGGAAGTGGTCCGCAAAGGCCTCGAGCTCGGTAAACTCCGCCGCGCGCCACTCGCGCAGGCGAAAGGCGCCGGTGCCGACGGGCTGGGTGCGAAAGACGTCTTCGCCCACCTCGGCGTGGTAGCCCGCGGGCACGATGGGCACCTCGCCCGCGTTGGTCAAGAAGGTGACGTTGACCTCGCTCATGGTGACCACGACCGTATGGGGGTCGGGCGTCTCGACGCTGCCCATGCCCAAAAAGCGGCTGGCGATGGTGTTGCCTTCCTGGCTGTAGAAGTCGAAGGTGTACTTGACGTCCTCGCTGGTCAGCTCGCTGCCGTCGTGGAACATGACGCCCGGGCGCAGCCTGAAGGTGTAGCTGAGGCCGTCGTCGGCGACCTCGTAGGACTCGGCCAGGACGGGCTCGAGCTCGGTCAAGTGGTTGATGTGGAAGAGCGGGTTCAAGATGTTGTAGATGACCACCGCCTGCACGGTCGGACCGATATCGTTGGGGCCCAAGCCCGCCACCTCCTGGTGGCCGAGCCAGATCATCGTGCCGCCGCCTTGGGCGTAGGCCGGGAAACCCTGCGCGGCGAGCCAGGCCGCCGCGCCACCCACCACGCTGTAGCGAAGAAACTGCCGCCGACTGATCGGTCCTCTAAAAGCCTCGAAATTTCCCATGTCATCCTCCCTGGCGCTGTAGCATCAGCGAACAGCGTCGCCGGCTCTTTGGTCGTGCGGACGAGATGTTCAGCTAGAACGCCGTGAGCTCAGTATAAGGGTACAAATGTAGCTGATGCAACGTTTCGCCGCGTCATCGCCCCCCGGCGCCCGGCGCTCGCGTTCTAGCCGTCCTCGTCGTCGTCCTCGTCATCGTCGTCCCAGTCGGGATACTGCTCGGGCGCCTCGCCGACGGCCTTGACGAGCTGCGGGTAGCTCTTCCCCGGCTCGGCCTCCTTAGTCTCCTCGAGCCGCACGATAAAGCGCCACTCGTCGCCGTAGTCGAAGAGGTAGAGCAGCCTTTTACCCACCTCGGCGAAGGCCTCGCGCACGGCCGTGGTCCTGACGCCGCGCGCCTCCGCCCCCCCCTCCTCGAGCTCGCCGAGAAAGTCCTCGATCACGCTTCGCGCTGCGCCGAGCAGGGTCTCCGGCACATCCTCCAGGCTCGCTTGGATCATCGCCTCCTTGGCCTCCTCGGGCGTCAGACCCTCGGTGAGCGCCTGCATCCTCTCCAGCGCCTCGTCGAGCTCGAGCCGCTCGTCCTCATCCAGGCCGGCGATCATCTCCTCCTCGAGTTCTTCGCCCAAGTCCTCTTCGCCCAGCTCCTCTTCGTCCATGTCCACGAAGAGCTCGTAGCGTTCCCGGGCGTGGTAAGGGTTCTTGAGGTTGTCGAAAAAGCCAAAGGCGTGGTCGAAGTCGAAGTCGAAGCTGCCGTTGATGGCAAGGGCCAGATCGTAGAGGCTCATGTCGCCGGGGACCGCCAGAACGCGGTAGGGTTGGCCCCGCACCCGCGCCTCCCAGTCGCTCAGAGTCACTTTCAAGCTGTAAATCTGCTCCACCATGCACCGCCTTTCATGCAAGCTTGTGCCCATCCTAGACCATCCAGCCACCCGCGGGCGCAGGTCGTGGACCTTGGCATGAAGCTGAGGCTCGAGGCGTCAGCATCCGCTCGACACAAGCTTGACGTAAATATGCCACCTCTTTATCCTGATTGCCGTGAGAGCTGCGCTGCGGAGCCAGACACCGACCGGCGTCAGCGAAAGCGCCCTCGCCAGCGAGTCCGGCAGCGAGTAGGTCACGACAAGGACTTGGGCCGCTTTCCGGGGCTGAGGTGGCGGCACCCGCTGGGGCAGGTAGCGCGCAGAGCGATCAGCTACTGGCAAACGGCTAAGACTAACAGCCAAGATCAAGGAGGCATCATGACCCCACACCCATCGGAACGCACCCCTTTCAAAGCGGAAATCCAGCAGGTTTTGGACATCCTCATTCACTCGCTCTACAGCGAGCGCGAGATCTTCTTACGCGAGCTCGTCTCGAACGCCTCGGACGCTCTCAACCGCTTCAAGCTCGAGGCCCTCACGGATCAGAATGTGCTCCAGCCGGGCGCAGAGCTGGCCATCTGGATAGAAGCCGACCCCGAGACGCGCACCTTGACGATTCGCGACAGCGGCGTCGGCATGACCCGAGAGGAGATGGTGCAGTACCTCGGCACCATCGCGCACTCGGGCGCCAAGAGTTTCATCGAGGCCCTCCAGGAGGCGGAAAGGGCCGACGCCGCCAAAGACGTGATCGGGCAGTTCGGGGTGGGCTTCTACTCGGTCTTCATGGTCGCGGACAAGGTGACGGTCACCTCGCGCTCGTTCAGGCCCGAAGCGGAGGCGGCCTTGTGGTCGTCGGAGGGGCAGGGCAGCTTTGAGGTCGGCCCGGCCCAGAGGGCCGAGCGGGGTACGGTCGTCGAGATCACCCTCAAGGAGGACGCCCAGGAGTTCGCCGAACCCTACCGCCTCCGGCAGATTATCAAAACCCACTCGGACTTCGTGACCTTTCCCATCTACCTGAAGGAGAAGGACGGCGAGGCGCGCGAAGCGTGGACGCAGGTCAACCAGCGCACCGCGCTCTGGCGCGAGGCCCCCAGGGACGTCAAAGAGGAGCAGTACCAGGCCTTTTATAGCCAGCTCACCTTCGACTTCCAAGCACCGCTCAGGACGATCCACTTTTCGGCCGACGTGCCCATCCAGTTTCACGCGCTGCTCTATGTGCCGTCTCGACGCGACTACAAGCTCATCAGGGACGAATACGGCCTCAAGCTCTACGCCCGCAAGGTGCTCATCAGGGAGACCTTCAAGGAGCTCTTGCCGCCTTACTTGCGCTTTATCGAAGGGGTGGTGGACTCCGAGGACCTGCCCCTGAACGTCTCGCGCGAGGCGGTGCAGGCCAGCCCGGTCCTCCGCAAGATCAAGGCGGCCCTGGTAGGGCGCCTGGCCGGCGAGTTCAAGAGGATGGCCGAAGACAAGGAAACATTCCGCGGCTTCTACAAGGAGTTCGGCCAGTACTTAAAGGAGGGCGTCGCCACCGACGCCGAGAGCGCAGGGCGCTTCGTGGACCTCTTGCGCTTTCCCTCGAGCCTGACCGAAGAGGACGACTGGGTCTCGCTCGAAGGCTACCTCTCGCGGATGAAGCCCGATCAAAAGGAGATCTACTACCTCCTGGGCGACGACTACGGCGTGGTCTCAAAGAGCGCCCACCTCGAGGTCTTCAAGAGAAACAACTTAGAAGTCCTCTACCTCACCGAGCCGATGGACGCCTTTATGCTGATGGGCCTGTCCCGCTACGGGGACAAGCCCTTAAAGGACATAGGCGACGCCGAGCTCGAGCTGCCCGAGCAAGACGAGCCGGAAAAGACCGAGGAGGCGCCCTCCGACGAGGCCTTTGGGCAGCTCCTCGCCAAGGTCAAGGAGACGTTGGGCAACCGAGTCGAGGACGTGCGCGAGAGCAGAGTCCTCACGGACAGCGCCGCCCGCCTCGTCAACCCGGCCGGCGGCGCCGCCAACAGCGTGCAGCGGGTCCAGCGCCTGATGGGCAAGGACGCGGGCGTGCCCAAGAAGATTTTGGAGCTCAACCGCCGCAGCGACCTCATAGAGAACCTCGCGGCGCGTTTGGAGAGCGATCCCGACGACGCCCTCCTGAGCGTCCTCATCGAACAGCTCTATGAAAACGAGCTCCTCATGGAGGGCCTCCACCCCAACCCGGCCGAGATGATCCCGCGCATCCAAAGGCTCATGGCGGAGGCGACGAAAAAGGGCCGAGAGCGCTAAGCCCGGCAGGTGGCCGGACCGCGCTTCTCGAGGTAGCGCTGATGGTAGCTCTCCGCCCGGCAGAACTCAAGCAGAACTCAATAGGCCGCGGGGCGTGTCTCTCAGCGACCGCGCGCCAGGCGCGTTTCTGCCAAAATCGTTGTTGTGAACGGGAGAGTCATGAACGGGAGAGTCATGAACGGGAGACTGCGAAAGGACATCAGACCGGGCTTAGAGGTCAGCGTCGTCTTGAAGGAGGACCAGCGGACGGGCAGGCTCAGCCGGGGCGTGGTCGCGGCGCTACTCACCTCTTCGGCCAGCCACCCGCACGGCGTCAAGGTGAGGCTCGAGGACGGGCGGGTGGGGCGCGTCAAGGAGATCCACGGCGAAGCGCCGGGTGAGCGATGACCGGGCTCGGGCTGAGGGCGGCAAGAGCCGCCCTCCCAACCTTTGCGGCCTTTAGCGCGCCGCCTCCACGAAGACCGCCGTGGTGCGCGCGGGAACGGTGAAGAGGCCGAGGTCCGCGTCGAAGCTCGCTTCGCGCACGACCGTGTCGCTCGAGTTCGCCAGCACGGGATGCAAGCTGAGCTCGAGGCCCTGCACCGCCTCGGCCTCGAAGGTGACCTCCTCGTCCAGAGCGTTGAAGAGCACCACGATGAGGTCGTGGTCGGGGTCTAGAGCCTCACCCACCCCGTCCGTGAGGCTCATGACGATGAGGCCCGGCACCTGCTCCGCGCCGGTGTTGTGGAACCGAAGCCTCGCCGTCACCTCTTCGGCCGTTCCCAGGCGGAAGAGCGGCGAGGAGGAGCGGATGTTCAACATCTCCCGGAAGTGGTCCGCCGCCCGCAGGATGTCTTCGCCTCCCGGAACGAGGTCAGGGTTGCCCAGGTAGGCCTGGAAGATCGGCCACAGCGACTCGTCGGTGATGTCGGTGGGGACGCCGACGCCGAAGTTGTTCGTCGCATAGGAGAAGTCGAGGCGGTTGAACCAGTCGCCCGAGTTGTAGGAGTCGCGCTCTAGAGACTTGGATCTCAGCATGTCCTGACCGGCGTGGAAAAAGGGCACACCCTGCGAGAGCACCACCAGGCTGGTGCCCAGGTTCTGCATCCTCACCCGCTCGTCCATCGTGGCGCTGACGGGGGCCTTCATCGCCAGGAGGTCGTAGAGGGTCTGGTTGTCGTGCTTCTCGGTGTAGTTGACGGTGTCGAGCGGCGTGAGCGCGTAGCCGGCGGGGCTGCCGTTGTAGTCCACCGCGAAGCCCGTGACGGTGACGCCGGCATGGCCTTCAAAGCTGTAGTCGCGCAGGTTGCCGGTCAGGCCCACCCTGATGAGGTCGCCGTAGTTGAGAAGCCGCGCTCTCGCCTCCTCTTCCGTCAGTGGGTTGTCGTTAAAGGGGTTTTCCAGGTTGGGGTCGTAGAAGAGGCCGCTGATGAAACCCTGGTTGCGGATGACGTCCGCGCTGCTGTCGAAGGGTCCACCGCCGCGGACGGCGTCGCGCATGCGGTCGTTGAAGGTGCCGATGCCGCTCCCGGCCATGTTGAATTGGGTGGCGTTGACGCCGCGGGCGTCGTCCGCCACCTCGCCGAAGTTCCAGCCCTCGCCGTAGAGGTAGATCTTCGAGCCGTCCACGCCGTCCTCTTCCAAAGTCAAGCCGCCCAGAGCCTCGCGGACGCGCAGCATGTTGTCCACCAGGTGGTGGCCCATCAGGTCGAAGCGAAAGGCGTCCACCTTGTACTCGCGCGCCCAGAGGAGCACCGAATCGACCATGAACTTTTCCATCATGGCGTGCTCCGTGGCGGTGTTAGGGCAGCAGGTGCTGGTGGTGACGAAGCCGTCCTCGTCCAAGCGGTGGTAGTAGCCGGGCACGATGCGGTCGAAGACCGAGCGCGCGTCCTGGCCGGCGGCGTGGGTGTGGTTGTAGACGACGTCCTTGACGAAGCGCAGGCCCAGGTCGCCCACGGCCCTGACCATCTCGCGGTACTCGAGGATGCGGCGCGGCCCGTTCGGGTCGGTCGCATAGGAGCCCTCGGGCACGTTGAAGTGGAAAGGGTCATAGCCCCAGTTGAAGCCGTCCTGGTCGCGGATCGGGTAGATTATCTCGCGCTGCGCCGCGGAGTCGGGCGGAAACTGGGCGAGCTCCGAAAAGCTCGGGTTGACCTGCCGCGCCTCGTCCTCTTGGATGGTGGCGATGTCGAAGCTGGGCAGCAGGTGGAGGTGGCTGAGGCCCGCCTCGGCCAGGGCGCGCAGGTGCCGCACGCCGTCCGAGCCCGCTTCGCCAAAGGCGGTGTACTTGCCGCGGTTCTCGGGGCTCACCGTGTCGTCGGCAATGCTGAAGTCGCGCAGGTGGAGTTCGTAGACGCTGATGTCGGCAAAGGAGCCGAAGTCGGGCTTCTCCAAGGTGTCCCAGCCCTGGGGCTTGTGCGCCTCGTCGGCGAGATCCACGATCTGGCTGCGGGCACTGTTCATGGCCAGGCTTACGGAGTAGGGGTCGGTGACGAGATTGACCTCGACCTGTCCGGTAACCGGCGTATAGACGGTGACCTCGTAGAGGTAGTAGAGGCCCTTCCAGTCCGCGTCCCCGGCGATGCTCCAGACGCCCGCGTCGTCGTCGCGCGCCAGCTCGAGCACGTCCGTGGCCGTCTCGCTGTCGGGAACGTCGAAGAGGTGCAGCCGCAGCGACCTAGCCGTCGGCGCCCACAGCCTTAGCGTGGGCGCCTCGCCCTCCCAGACGACCCCGAGTTCGCCGTCATAGCTGTAGAGGTCGTCGAGCACGCCGGGAAGCTGCAAGCCGGTGGCGTCCACGAGGTTGCCGCCGGAGGTCACGGAGACGGCTACGCGGCCGCGCAGCCACTCGGGGACGCGCCTCAGGTCGTTGGCGCCCACGCGCAAGGCCAGCGCGCCCTCCAGGTGCGGGAACTTCTCGAGCACCTCCTCGGGCAGGCCCTCGCGGTCGGAGGCGAGCGGAAAGGCGCGGCCGCCTTCAAGCTGCCCAGCCTCGAGCAGCATGTCGCCTTCAGGCTCGAAGTGAAGCGCGTAGCGGGCATCCTGCGGGACGTTCTCGAGCGGCCAGGCGATGAGGTCCGCGGCCAGCCAGTGGGCCTGGGCGCGGCCGAGGTCACCGGCTTGAGCGTCTAGGTCGGCGGGGTCGGGCTCGGCGGCGTGAATGGTGGCGCTCCCCGAGAGAATCCAGACTTCAAAGCCGTGCTCGGACAGGTTCAAGAACATGTCGGGGCCGGGGTCCTTGTCGTCGCCGCGGTGGATGATGAAGCCGACCCGCTCGGCGCCCTCTTGCAGGCCCACCTCCCAGTAGACGCCGAAGCCGGTCTCGCCGGCAATGCCTAAGCCGTCCTGCCAGGTCACCTGCTCGCTGCTGTCCTCCCAGACGTGCAGCTCCCAGCCGCTGTAGTCGCCGTCCGGGCGGTGGTAGTGGATGCGGGCGACGTCCCCCTCGAGCGCGGGGGCCTCCTGGGCGACGGCCAGGGCCGACATGAGCAGGACGAGGGCGAGGACAAGCTTGTACAAACGCATCATGGACTCTCCTTTTCTCTACATGTTCATTAAACTCAAAACACGAGTCAAAAACATTGGGATCGACCTTTTAAAGGCAAGCTTCAACCAATAATCCTCCAGCATTACGTTGCTTGGTTTTCCCCACCTCGAGGACTGGCTTGAGAAGCAACCTGAAGTATTTCAGCTAGGACGTTTGCCACCTCAGTATCCACATCTTCTTGTGGTACATGGTCAGCTAAAACGTGAAAATCTGTTTTCCTCATTAAGTTGGGCAATTTGAGAGTCTTATAAAAATTCTCGAATAGCGGGGTCAGAAAATCATCGGAAACTTTGGTATCTGGCGACCACGGAGAACCTTTACCGAGTGTAGCCATTGCTTGCGCCACTTGGGTAATGCTTTTGTTCATAATTCTCTGCCACTCTTCGGCAAATAAGGGACCTCCCGTTTGTCTGGTACCTTCAGCTTCTGCCCAAGCAAGCAAAGTTTTTTCACTGCACAGATAGTTCTCGAATTCTCGTTTCTGCCAAGCGTGTTCAAAAAGGATGCCGGCAGGCAAGGGGTGATCCAAACGATCATAAAGAGCAAAACCAACCAGATCAGGCTTTGCTTCACGTAGACCATAAAAATGATCCCTTGCCTTTTGAGGTTGATTACCAACATAGTGCACAAAGATACGTTCAAGCTGTTCATGTAAAGGATGTTTTAGAACTCTGGCAAAGGCTCTCAGCATCTCCAGATCGGTTGCACCCTCAAGATAGAGTACCCACCCCGCTTGCTCTGCCTGATAATAGTGTTCAAAACCAATTTCCTTGAGCGACTTGAGGAGCTGACTGCCCCGGTCATCTATTCGGTGAGGTTTGCCTAAAAAGGCAATAACCACATCGCGATCTGCCGCCTCATTCAAAATGACTTCTGAATGGCTAGCGGCAATAATTTGACTCCCTTGTTGACGAGCTGTACGTGTAAGGATGTCATAAATCTGCCGCTGCCGTAAGATCTCGAGGTGGGCATCAGGTTCATCCAAGAGCAACACGGAGTTTCTGTTTAGCATAAGAAAGGCTAGTAGAATCAGTGTTTGCTGAAGCCCTCTACCAGAAGAGGAAAGATCAAGCTCAAGCCGTGCCTCCTGATAGCTCATCCGTAATTCTCCGCGTTCTGTAATATACTCAGGTTGGTTTAGGCTAACCCCAAACAAGGCATACATCCTATCTTTCAACTGTTCCCATTTCGCCTCTCCATCACGGCTCTCGATAATCTGATAGCAAAGGTTGCGCAAAACTTCAGCTGTACGTCCCTCACCAACCAACACGTTGATTCGCCCTCTATCAACGCGAGGTTCTTCCGCGGCGAGTCCGGACATAGGAGGCAAAAAGGCTACCTGAATATCAGAGACTTCTTTTGGGACACTCATTCGTGAGGAACCGTCGGCGACCGTCCTTAACGGCCGACAATAAAAAGATTCCTCATTGGCATAATCAAACTCTAGGCCACAACGCCAGTGATTGCCCTGGGTAACACCCTCGACAATAATGTCAACCCTGATGTTCTGAGTGCTGTTCCTGCCAGCTTTGAGACGCACACGAAGATCGCGCCACAGTAGGCTGGCGTTAGGAACCGGTGCGGCGATAAGATCACGACGGTTGATGGTAACCCCCGGTCGTTTTTCTGGAGTCGTTTTCCCTTGACGTTTCTCGTTCCACCGTCTTAGGCCTATGTCCCACAAGGTAAGCGCTTGTAGGGCAGTGGTCTTTCCTGAATTGTTGGGTCCAACGAAAACCACTGGGTTGCCTAGCTCAATCTCAACCTCACCAAAGCGCTTAAAATTGCGAACCGTGAGTTTCGTCAAAAAAACCGCAGAATTCGTAAGAGGTGCAGACGACTCAAGCATTTCAACTTCCCCAAAGAGCTTTAACCGGAAGCTTCATAAACATAGTATGTCATGATCCGAGGAGAGGACTAACAGCTTTGACCGAATTTAACTCATGAACCCACTCAGACTCTTCTCTGCCAGCGTCGTCAAGATTCTCATGTCCGCCTTTTTCGCGGGCATGGGCCTCAGCCTCAGCTGGCTGCTCCTCAACTTCCACCTCGAGGCCTTGGGCTTTGACCGCGCGCTGATCGGCTACGCCAACGCCGTGCCGGCCTTTAGCATGGTGCTCTTCGGGCTGCCCATCAGCCTCGTCATGCCCCGTCTCGGCTACGTACGCAGCCTCTGGTTGGGCGGAGCCGTGGCAGCCTCGGGCGCGCTCCTCATCGCTTGGGGCGCGGGCGTGGCGCTCGTCTTCGCCGGCCTGGCGGGCTTCGGCCTGGGCATGGCGCTCCTCATGGGCGCGACCACACCGCTGCTCGCCCGGCTCGTGCCCGGCCCGCAGCAGGTGGCGGCGTTCTCCTGGAAGGCGGCCCTCGGCACGGGCGCGGGTTTTCTCGGCAACCTCGTGGGCGGCTATCTGAGTGCCCGCTTAGGCGGCCCCAGCCAGGTCATCTACCTGGTTCCCCTAGTTTTCGCCTTCAGCCTGTTGCCGCTACGGGGCATCAGGTGGCAGCTCGGCGAGGGCACGGGCCGTTTCAAGCTGCGCAGCAGGGCGCTCTGGGGCAAGCTGCTCCTGCCCCAGCTCCTCGTTTCACTGGGCGCGGGGGGCGTCATGCCCTTCTTGAACCTCTACCTCGAGAACAAGTTCGGCCTCTCCTACGAGACCATCGGCGTGATCTTCGCCTTCTCCGCCCTGGCGACGATGCTCGCCATGCTCATCCAGCCCTACCTTGCAAAGCGCTTCGGCAAGGTCGGCGCCATCGCCTTTATGCAGGGGGGCTCGCTGCCCTTCATCCTGATCCTGGCTTACGCGCCCTTCCTGCCGCTCGTGACGGTCGCCCTCTTCATGCGTGGCGCGCTCATGAACGCCGCCAACCCGGTCTTCGCCGCCCTGGCCATGGAACGGCTCGCCGAGGAGGAACGCGCCACCTTCATGCTGGCGCAGACCGCGCTCTGGAACGTGGGCTGGGCGCTGAGCTCGAGCATTTCGGGCCGTCTGCAGGCCGCTCTGGGCCTGGCGGCCTTCGACTATCTTTTCGCCGCCATGCTCGTCTTCTACGCCTTGGCGACCTTGCTCTACCTCTACTTCTTTCGCCGCCCAGGCCTCGCCACGCCGCAGCCGCAGTTTGGCGACTAGTCGGCGATTAGGAGGAGCCGAGGCTCTCCTCGCTCCAAAACCCTTCGCAACCCTCGAAGCGCACCAGCCGCGCGCCCTGCGCGTCCAGCTCCGCGAGCTTTTCGGTGACCTGCGCGCGCACCGTCTTGTCCAAGACCTGGACCAGGATTTCCGTCTTCTCCTTGAGATACTTTTCGGCAAGTCCGTCGGGCAGGCCCAGCTCACCGTAGTAGACGATGCCCAGGTCGGTCCCGTAGGCGTTGACGGCGTGCGGCGTATAGGTCTTGGATTTTGCCATTCTCTACTATGGCATATTTCACATCAAGCGGTTGTGAGCCCTGCGGCCCGCCGGGTATACATCTCACCGGTATACATCTCACCGGTATACATCTCGTCGGGATACCTCTTCTCGGGACACATCAGGAAAGGGTGAGGCTAGACGCGGGTGAGCGCCAGCCTCTTTAGCGCCTCCTCGAGATCGGCCAAGAGGTCGGCCGGGTCCTCGATGCCCACCGACAGCCGCACCAGGCCGTCGGTGACGCCCTGCCTCTGCAAGACCTGCTCGGGCAGGAGCTGGTGAGTGGTGCTGGCCGGGTGCGTCGCCAGCGACTCGACGTCGCCCAGCGACACGGCCTGGGTGAAGAGCGTAAGCCCGTCCAAAAAGCGCGCCGCCGCCGCCTCGCCGCCCTTCAGCTCGAGCGCCAGCATGCCGCCGAAGCGCGTCATCTGCCGCGCCGCTACCTCATGGCCGGGATGCGAGGGGAGGCCGGGGTAATGCAGCCGTTCGACCTGAGGGTGCCCGTTGAGCGCCTCGGCCAGCCGCGCCGCCCCCTCGCAGTGGGCCTCCATCCGCAAGGCCAGCGTCTTGACGCCGCGCAAGAGCAAAAAGGCCTCGGCCGGCCCCAGGCTGCCGCCCAGGTGCCGGAGCCCTTCGCCGCGGACCTCGGCCAGGAGTTCGGCGCGCCCGGCCAGAACGCCGCCGATCACGTCGCCGTGGCCGCCCAGGTACTTCGTCGCCGAGTGCAGGACGAGGTCGATGCCGAGCTCGAGCGGCCGGGTCAGGTAGGGCGTCGCGAAGGTGTTGTCGGCGACGCTCAAGATGCCCCGCGCCGAGGCCAACTGGGCGATCCGCGCCAGGTCGTGGATCTTCAGCGTGGGGTTGCAGGGGGTCTCGACGTAGACCATGCGCGTCTTTGGGCCGAGCGCCTCCTCGAGCCCATCCGAGCCGTCCCTCACCCCGACGCCGAACTTGGGCAGGACGTCTAAAAAGAGCCCTTCGCTGCCGCCGTAGAGCGGCCCCAGAAAGACCAGCTCGTCGCCGGGCTCGAGCAGGCTCAGAACCACCGCGCTGATCGCGGCCATACCGCTCGAGAAGGCCAGCGCGTCCTCGGCGCCCTCTAGGTCGGCCAGCTTCTCCTCAAAGGCGCGGACCGTCGGGTTGCCGATGCGGCTGTACAAAAAGCCCTCCTCCTCGCCGGCGAAGAGGCGCCGGCCGCGCGCGAACGAGCCGTAGGCAAAGGTCGAGGTCTGGTAGATGGGGGTGGCGTGGGCGCCGGTCTGCGGGTCAGGCCTCTGCCCGCTGTGCACGGCGCGGGTGCGAAAGCGCGTCTGCTGTTTTTTCTGTTTCATAGTCGCCTCCATTAAAGCAGAGGGACGGGCGCCGCGCCGCCCTGTGTTCCCGCGGGAGTACACCGGCCGCGGACACAGCAGCGCGCAGCCTCAGGCTCCCTTAAGCTTTGGGGGAGTAGAATGCCCACAAAGGCCGATGGGCCCAGGAGGCAGAGGACGTGAGTCAAGAGTCAGTAAGAATCTACAGCTCGAGCGAGGTCGCCGGCCGCTTGGGCGTATCGACCAGCCTGCTGCGCCGCTACGGCCTGGCCTGGGAACGGGTCCAGGGCGAAAGCCTGCCGCAGCTGCCCGGCCTGGGCCGGCTCTACCCCGAGGATGTCCTCGAGACCCTTCTGGAGGCGCATGCCTGGACGGAACTCCGCCCCGAGGCGGGTGTCGAAGAGGCGCTCAGGGCGGTCCTGGGCGTGAGCGCGGCAGGGGGCCGGGACGCGGAACTCGCCCACGCGGTGCAGGAGAGCGTGAGCCGCGCGCTGTCGCCGCTGCTGGCGGAACTGCACGGCCTCAGAAGCGAGCTGCGCGCGCTGCAGGCCAGGCTGGGCGCGCCGCAAGAGGAGGCGCAAGAGGGGGCGCAAGGGGTGGCCGAGCTCGAGGAAGTCGTGCCCGCGGAGGAAGCCGCCGCTACCGAGGAGGTGGACGCGGTCGAGGTGGACGCGGTCGAGGCCGAGCCTGCCCCGCTGCGAAGGAGCGCCACACGGACGCCGCCCGCCGACCCGGACTGGGACTTCAGCCTGCGCGAGCCGCCCGTACCCGCACCCAAGATCCGCCTCGAGGAGCGCAAGGGCTATCCTCCCGAGCCCTGGCCGACACCCTGGCGCGTCCAGCCGCGAGAGGACGAGAGCGCCGCGGACTTTGAAGCGCTCGAGGACGACTTCGCCAGCGAACGCGAGCGCGACGACGAACAGGACAAGGGCTTCGTGAACTGGTTCAAGCGCAATTTTTAGGCTGCCACACGTCAGCCATTACCCATGTGAGCACCTGCTCAGGCTCTGAGCTAAAGAGAACTTTTGCGACGGCTGAACAGATGATCATTCTCGGCCCCATCTGGTGAACGGCAACGAAACGTCTAGCCCATGCTGATTGGTCAACTGACCCCATAACTCGCCTCTTGATGTATAGTGAGTCAACACCTGACTCACTGGGAGTAAGGACATGAAACAGCTCACTCTGCGCGGTTTTGACCGCGATATCGAAGAAAAACTTCAGGAGATAGCCAGCCGACGCGGCATCTCTCTTAACAAAGCTGCCCTCTTACTGTTGCGTGAGGGAGCGGGTTTGAGTTCACCTAGCCCCGCGGACAAGATAGGCAATAGCCTGGATCATTTGATCGGTTCGTGGAGCGACGATGAGCCAACG
This portion of the Deinococcota bacterium genome encodes:
- a CDS encoding plasmid pRiA4b ORF-3 family protein; its protein translation is MVEQIYSLKVTLSDWEARVRGQPYRVLAVPGDMSLYDLALAINGSFDFDFDHAFGFFDNLKNPYHARERYELFVDMDEEELGEEDLGEELEEEMIAGLDEDERLELDEALERMQALTEGLTPEEAKEAMIQASLEDVPETLLGAARSVIEDFLGELEEGGAEARGVRTTAVREAFAEVGKRLLYLFDYGDEWRFIVRLEETKEAEPGKSYPQLVKAVGEAPEQYPDWDDDDEDDDEDG
- the htpG gene encoding molecular chaperone HtpG; protein product: MTPHPSERTPFKAEIQQVLDILIHSLYSEREIFLRELVSNASDALNRFKLEALTDQNVLQPGAELAIWIEADPETRTLTIRDSGVGMTREEMVQYLGTIAHSGAKSFIEALQEAERADAAKDVIGQFGVGFYSVFMVADKVTVTSRSFRPEAEAALWSSEGQGSFEVGPAQRAERGTVVEITLKEDAQEFAEPYRLRQIIKTHSDFVTFPIYLKEKDGEAREAWTQVNQRTALWREAPRDVKEEQYQAFYSQLTFDFQAPLRTIHFSADVPIQFHALLYVPSRRDYKLIRDEYGLKLYARKVLIRETFKELLPPYLRFIEGVVDSEDLPLNVSREAVQASPVLRKIKAALVGRLAGEFKRMAEDKETFRGFYKEFGQYLKEGVATDAESAGRFVDLLRFPSSLTEEDDWVSLEGYLSRMKPDQKEIYYLLGDDYGVVSKSAHLEVFKRNNLEVLYLTEPMDAFMLMGLSRYGDKPLKDIGDAELELPEQDEPEKTEEAPSDEAFGQLLAKVKETLGNRVEDVRESRVLTDSAARLVNPAGGAANSVQRVQRLMGKDAGVPKKILELNRRSDLIENLAARLESDPDDALLSVLIEQLYENELLMEGLHPNPAEMIPRIQRLMAEATKKGRER
- a CDS encoding YwbE family protein, whose translation is MNGRLRKDIRPGLEVSVVLKEDQRTGRLSRGVVAALLTSSASHPHGVKVRLEDGRVGRVKEIHGEAPGER
- the pulA gene encoding pullulanase-type alpha-1,6-glucosidase; this translates as MMRLYKLVLALVLLMSALAVAQEAPALEGDVARIHYHRPDGDYSGWELHVWEDSSEQVTWQDGLGIAGETGFGVYWEVGLQEGAERVGFIIHRGDDKDPGPDMFLNLSEHGFEVWILSGSATIHAAEPDPADLDAQAGDLGRAQAHWLAADLIAWPLENVPQDARYALHFEPEGDMLLEAGQLEGGRAFPLASDREGLPEEVLEKFPHLEGALALRVGANDLRRVPEWLRGRVAVSVTSGGNLVDATGLQLPGVLDDLYSYDGELGVVWEGEAPTLRLWAPTARSLRLHLFDVPDSETATDVLELARDDDAGVWSIAGDADWKGLYYLYEVTVYTPVTGQVEVNLVTDPYSVSLAMNSARSQIVDLADEAHKPQGWDTLEKPDFGSFADISVYELHLRDFSIADDTVSPENRGKYTAFGEAGSDGVRHLRALAEAGLSHLHLLPSFDIATIQEDEARQVNPSFSELAQFPPDSAAQREIIYPIRDQDGFNWGYDPFHFNVPEGSYATDPNGPRRILEYREMVRAVGDLGLRFVKDVVYNHTHAAGQDARSVFDRIVPGYYHRLDEDGFVTTSTCCPNTATEHAMMEKFMVDSVLLWAREYKVDAFRFDLMGHHLVDNMLRVREALGGLTLEEDGVDGSKIYLYGEGWNFGEVADDARGVNATQFNMAGSGIGTFNDRMRDAVRGGGPFDSSADVIRNQGFISGLFYDPNLENPFNDNPLTEEEARARLLNYGDLIRVGLTGNLRDYSFEGHAGVTVTGFAVDYNGSPAGYALTPLDTVNYTEKHDNQTLYDLLAMKAPVSATMDERVRMQNLGTSLVVLSQGVPFFHAGQDMLRSKSLERDSYNSGDWFNRLDFSYATNNFGVGVPTDITDESLWPIFQAYLGNPDLVPGGEDILRAADHFREMLNIRSSSPLFRLGTAEEVTARLRFHNTGAEQVPGLIVMSLTDGVGEALDPDHDLIVVLFNALDEEVTFEAEAVQGLELSLHPVLANSSDTVVREASFDADLGLFTVPARTTAVFVEAAR